DNA sequence from the bacterium genome:
TTTCCTCCTCCTCGCCTGCGCTCACTTCGGCGGTGCGTTCTCGGTGAGGCGGCCGCCTTCCATCTTCAGGCAGGCGTCCTTGCTGTCGGTCTCGACGAAGCCCTGCCCCTTGCAGGCGTTCTTGCCGGCGCAGCCGTGGCCGGCGCCGGCGCAGCCGCCCTGGCCCTTGCACGCGTTGGCGCCGTAACACTTCACCTTGTCGGCCGCCTGGGCGCCGGTGACGGTGGTGGCGGCGAACGCGCCGACCGTCAGCAGGCCGGTAACCGCCGCCAGCAGCAGGGTGTTGGTCTTCTGAGCCATGTCTCTTCTCTCCTCTCGGTTTGTGTCCGGCACCACGCCGGATTCGCGAGGTGAGATGCGTCGGGCCGGCGGCGGTTTCAGGGCCACAGACGAACACGGACCCCGGCGCTCCCGCCCTTCCGGGAACACAGATGAACACGGACCCCGCCGCTCCACCCCGCCGGGGAACACGAATGAACACAGACCCCGCCGCTCCACCCCGCCGGGAACACAGATGGACACAGTCCCCGCCGCTCCACCCCGCCGGGGAACACGAATGAACACAGACCCCACCGCTCCACCCCGCCGGGAACACGAAACCCTCCTTGGCGGGGAGAGGGGCGGCTTCGCGTTCATCGGAGGGTGGCGGTGTGGGGTCCGTGTTCATCTGTGTTCCCCGGAAGGGCGGCGAGGTGGGCCGTGTTCATCAATCTCATCATGCTGGACACGCGCGGCGCGGCCGTGCATCCCAGCGGCGATGGCGTCGTTCACCGATCACAGCCGCGAATGGTTGGAGGCCGATGGGCTCGGCGGGTTCGCCTCCGGAACCGTGGCGGGGGTGCGGACGCGGCGCTACCACGCGCTGCTGCTGGCGGCGACGACCCCGCCCACCGGGCGCATGGTGCTGCTGAGCGGATTCGACGCCTGGCTGCGCACCGCCGCCGGCGACCAGGCGCTCACCACCCAGCGCTACGCGCCGGGCACGCTCTACCCCGACGGCCAGTGGCGGATCGACGCGTTCACGCTCGATCCGTGGCCGCGCTGGCGCTATCGACTCGCCGACGGCACCCGCGTCGAGCAGGAGCTGTTCGCGCCACACGGTCGCGCCGCGGTCGTGGTGCGCTGGCGCCTGCTGGAACCGACGGCCACCGCCGTCCTGCGCCTGCGACCGTTTCTCTGCGGCCGCGATTACCACGCCCTGCACCACGAGAATCCGGCGTTCCGTTTCGCGGCCGAGGGCGATGGGCAGCAGCGCGTGTTGCGGCCGTACGACGGCGTGCCGGCGGTGCGCTGGTTGGCCAACGCCGACTACGCCGCCGATCCGACCTGGTACCGCAACTTCCTCTATGGCGCCGAGCAGGAGCGCGGTCTCGACGCGGTCGAGGATCTCGCCTCGCCCGGCATCCTGTCCTGGGACCTGGCGCGCGGCGACGCGGCCTGGATCGTCACCACGGACGAGACGCTGCTCGCCGGCGGCGACGCGCCGCCACTCGCCGAGAGCCTGGCCGCGGCGGAGCGCGCGCGCCGCCGCTTTCCGTCGCGCCTGCACCGCGCCGCCGATGCCTACCTGGTGCGCCGCGGCGACGGCCTGAGCGTCGTCGCCGGCTACCCGTGGTTCACCGATTGGGGCCGCGACACCTTCATCGCCCTGCGTGGCCTCTGTCTCGCCGGCGGCCGGCTCGATGACGCCCGCCGCATTCTGCTCGCCTGGGCGGGCGCCGTCTCGCAGGGCATGCTCCCCAACCGCTTCCCCGACCGCGGCGAGGCGCCGGAGTACAACGCCGTCGACGCCTCGCTCTGGTTCGCGGTCGCCGTGCACGAGTACCTGGCCAGCGGCCACGCCAGCGCCGCGGATGGCGCCGCGCTGCGCGCCGCCGTGGAGCAGATCCTCGACGGCTATGCCGCCGGCACCCGCTTCGGCATCCGCGCCGATGCCGATGGGTTGCTCGCCGCCGGCGAGCCCGGCGTTCAGCTCACCTGGATGGACGCGCGCGTCGGCGACCGGGTGGTGACGCCGCGCATCGGCAAGCCGGTCGAGGTCCAGGCGCTGTGGCTGAACGCCCTGTGGGCCGCGGCGCAGTGGGCGCCGCGCTTCGCGCCGCCGCTGGCGCGCGGCCGCGCCGCGTTCGCCGAGCGCTTCTGGAACGCGGCCCGCGGCTGTCTGTTCGACGTCGTCGACGTCGACCACCGCCCCGGCACCGCCGACCCGACGCTGCGCCCGAACCAGATCCTCGCCGTCGGCGGCCTGCCGCTGGCCCTGCTCGAGGGGGCGCGCGCCCGCCAGGTCGTCGACGTCGTCGAGGCCGAGCTCGCCACGCCGCTCGGTTTGCGCTCGCTGGCGCCGGGCGAGCCCGACTATGCCGGCCGCTACGAGGGCGACGGCGGCAGCCGCGACAGCCGCTACCATCAGGGCACCGTCTGGCCGTGGTTGATCGGCCCGTTCATCGACGCCTGGCTGCGGGTGCGCGGCAACGGCCCGGCGGCGCGACGGGAGGCGCGCGACCGCTTTCTCGCGCCCCTGATCGCCCACCTCGACGAGGCCGGGCTCGGCCACGTCTCCGAGATCGCCGACGGCGATCCCCCGCATACCCCGCGCGGCTGCCCCTTCCAGGCCTGGTCGGTCGGCGAGCTGCTGCGCGCCGAGCTGGCGCTGGCGCCGTGACCCGGGGGGGCGCCCCCCGGACGGCTCGCCGGAAACCCCGTGCCGCCCGCGACATCTGAAGCACTGGCAGAGGCCAGCGATGAGTGACAAGGGTGCGATCATGAACCGGGCGCGGCTGCTGCCGGACGACGAGCTCAACCAGGCGCTGGTCGCCAACGTCCACCCGCCGGACTGGCGCAATCCGACGCCGCACGGCCGCTACAACCTGGTCGTCATCGGCGCCGGCACCGCCGGTCTGATCACCGCCGCCGGCGCCGCCGGGCTGGGGGCGCGCGTCGCCCTGGTGGAGCGCGACCTGATGGGGGGCGACTGCCTCAACGTCGGCTGCGTTCCCTCGAAATGCGTCATCCGCGCCTCGCGCGCGGCGTTCGACGCCCGCGACGGCGGGCGCTTCGGCATCCGCGGCGGCGAAGCGGCCACGGCCGACTTCGCCGCCGTCATGCGCCGCATGCGCGGCCTGCGCGCCCGCATCAGCGCCAACGACTCGGCCCGCCGCTATCGCGACGAGAAGGCGGTGGACGTCTTCCTCGGCGAGGCGCGCTTCGCCGGCCCCGACACGGTCGCGGTCGGCGGCCAGACGCTGCGCTTCAGGAAGGCGGTGATCGCCACCGGCGCCCGCGCCGTCGCGCCGCCGATCCCCGGCCTCGCCGAGGTCGGCTTCCTGACCAACGAGACCGTCTTCTCGCTCACCGAGCGGCCGCGCCGCCTGGCGGTGATCGGCGGCGGCCCGATCGGCTGCGAGCTGGCGCAGGCGTTCCAGCGACTCGGCAGCCAGGTCACCCTGCTCCACGACCAGGCCCACCTCCTCGACCGCGAGGACGCCGACGCCGCCGCGATCCTGCAGGCGCAGTTCGCGCGCGAGGGCATCGAGCTGGCGCTGGCGGCGCGCATCACCGGCGCGCGCCGCGACGGGCTCGACCTCGCGCTCGAGTACGTCGGCGACGACGACCGCGCCCGCGAGGCGCGGGTCGACCAGATCCTGGTCGGCGCCGGGCGGGCGCCCAACATCGACGGCCTCGACCTGGAATGCGTCGGCGTCGCCGCCGACCGGCAGCGCGGCGTGCAGGTCGACGACCACCTGCGCACCACCAACCCGCGCATCTTCGCCTGCGGCGACGTGTGCATGGACTGGAAGTTCACCCACGCCGCCGACTTCGCCGCCCGCCTCGTCATCCAGAACGCGCTCTTCTTCGGCCGCAAGCGGCTGAGCGCCCTGCACATGCCGTGGGCGACCTACACCGACCCCGAGATCGCGCACGTCGGCCTGCACGAGCGCACCGCGCAGCGGCGCGGCATCGCCGTCGACACCTACCTGCGCCCGTTCGCCGAGGTCGACCGCGCCATCGCCGACGGCGAGGAGGACGGGTTCGTCAAGGTGCTGACCCGCAAGGGCACGGGCGAGATCCTCGGCGCCACCATCGTCGCCCGCCACGCCGGCGAGATGATCTCCGAGCTGACCCTCGCCATGGTCGCCAAGGTGGGCCTCGGCACGCTGGCGAACGTCATTCACCCCTACCCCACGCAGGCCGAGGCGATCCGCCAGGTGGGGGACATGTTCAACCGCACCCGCCTGACGCCGACCGTGAAGCGGGTCTTCAACGGCCTCATGGCCCTGCAGCGGTGAGCGCCGCCGCCGATGCGCGTGCTCCCCTTTCGCCGGCCGGCGCGATCCCGCCAGAGGCGTGGTCGCCCCTGCCGCCTGCGAGCGGTGACGAATCCAATGAGTGAGCTGACCTGCCGTGACGTGGCCGACTTCCTGATGGCGTACCTGGACCGCGAGCTCGATCCGCCCCAGCGCGCCGCCTTCGAGGCGCACCTCACCGTGTGCGACGAGTGCGTCCGCTACCTGCGCGCCTACGAACGGACCGTCCGCCTGGCCAGGACCGCCGGCCGCGACCCGGACGAGCCCGAGAACGTGCCCGAACGCCTCGTGCAATCGATCCTCAAGGCCAGGAAGCGCTGACCGGGCGACCGCGCGACGACCCCGGAGCGATGGCGTCCACCTGGAATCCCGACCAGTACAATCGCTTCCGCGAGCAGCGGCGGCAGCCGTTTCTCGATCTCATCGCGCTGCTCGAACCGGTGCCGAGCCCGCGCCTCGTCGACCTCGGCTGCGGTACCGGCGAGTTGACGCGCCTCCTGCACGACCGCCTGCCCGGCGCCGAAACGCTCGGCGTCGACAGCTCCGAAACCATGCTCATCGACAGCGCGGGGTTCGCCGCGCCGGGGCTGCGCTTCGCGCGCCGCGACGTCGCCACCTTCGCCGCCGACGCCGCCTACGACATCATCGTCTCGAACGCGGCGCTGCACTGGCTGGCCGATCACGCCGCGCTCTTCGCCCGCCTGGCGCGCGCCCTCACCGATCGCGGACAGCTCGCGGTGCAGATGCCGTTCAACTACGACTATCCCTCGCACGTCGTCGCCGACGCGGTCGCCGCCGAGCCGCCGTTCCGCGAGGCGCTGGCCGGCTTCGCCGTCGGCCATCCGGTGCACGCCCCGGAGTGGTACGCCGCCCTGCTCCAGCGACTCGGCTTCGCCCGCCAGCACGTGCGCCTGCAGGTGTACGCGCACCTCCTGGAGACCCGCGAGGACGTCATCGAGTGGGTGCGCGGCTCGCTCCTCACCGCCTACCAGCAGCGCCTGCCCCCCGACCTGTGGCCGCGCTTCCTGGCCCGCTACCGCGAGCGCCTCCTCCCCGAGCTCGCGGACGGGCGCCCCTTCTTCTACCCCTTCAAGCGACTGCTCCTCTGGGGACAGCGATGACCGCCGATTCCACGGATGGACGCCGACGGCCCACCCGGACTGGCCATCGGTGTTGATCTGTGGCCATCTGTGGCCATCGGTGTCTGGAGGAGAGCAGCGACTGCTCCTCTGGGGACAGCGATGAACGCCGATTCCACGGATGGACGCCGACGGCCCACCTGGACTGGCCATCGGTGTTGATCTGTGGCCATCTGTGGCCATCGGTGTCTGGAGGAGAGCGATGTCGCGACCATTCGCGGTACTGGGGGTGCAGCAGATCGCCGTCGGCGGGCCGGACAAGCAGGCGCTGCGGCGGCTGTGGATCGACACCCTCGGCCTGACGCAGACCGGCACGTTCCGCAGCGAGTCGGAGAACGTCGACGAGGACATCGCCATCGCCGGCAGCGGGCCGCTGAAGGTCGAGGTCGATCTCATGCAGCCGCTCGATCCCGAGAAGCGGCCCAAGGTGCACGAGCCGCCGCTCAACCACATCGGGCTGTGGATCGACGACCTGCACGCCGCGGTCGCATGGCTGACGGCGCAGGGCGTGCGCTTCGCCCCCGGCGGGGTGCGCAAGGGCGCGGCCGGCTACGACGTCTGCTTCATCCACCCCAAGGGCAACGAGCAGTTCCCCATCGGTGGCGAGGGCGTGCTCATCGAGCTCGTCCAGGCGCCGCCGGAGGTGATCGCCGCGCACCGCGGCGGCTGAGCCGCCGGGCTATTTCTTCTTCGCGGTCGGCGCCGGGCTCGCGGCCGCCGCAGCGGCAGCCGGCGTCTTCGCGGCGTGGCGGGCGCGCGCGTCCAGCATCGTCTTGCATTCCGGCGAGAGCTGGTCGGAGTGGCTCTTCAGGCACTCGAAGACTCGCCCCTGTCCGGGCGGCACGTCCTTGCACAG
Encoded proteins:
- a CDS encoding glycogen debranching enzyme family protein, which encodes MASFTDHSREWLEADGLGGFASGTVAGVRTRRYHALLLAATTPPTGRMVLLSGFDAWLRTAAGDQALTTQRYAPGTLYPDGQWRIDAFTLDPWPRWRYRLADGTRVEQELFAPHGRAAVVVRWRLLEPTATAVLRLRPFLCGRDYHALHHENPAFRFAAEGDGQQRVLRPYDGVPAVRWLANADYAADPTWYRNFLYGAEQERGLDAVEDLASPGILSWDLARGDAAWIVTTDETLLAGGDAPPLAESLAAAERARRRFPSRLHRAADAYLVRRGDGLSVVAGYPWFTDWGRDTFIALRGLCLAGGRLDDARRILLAWAGAVSQGMLPNRFPDRGEAPEYNAVDASLWFAVAVHEYLASGHASAADGAALRAAVEQILDGYAAGTRFGIRADADGLLAAGEPGVQLTWMDARVGDRVVTPRIGKPVEVQALWLNALWAAAQWAPRFAPPLARGRAAFAERFWNAARGCLFDVVDVDHRPGTADPTLRPNQILAVGGLPLALLEGARARQVVDVVEAELATPLGLRSLAPGEPDYAGRYEGDGGSRDSRYHQGTVWPWLIGPFIDAWLRVRGNGPAARREARDRFLAPLIAHLDEAGLGHVSEIADGDPPHTPRGCPFQAWSVGELLRAELALAP
- a CDS encoding mercuric reductase, giving the protein MSDKGAIMNRARLLPDDELNQALVANVHPPDWRNPTPHGRYNLVVIGAGTAGLITAAGAAGLGARVALVERDLMGGDCLNVGCVPSKCVIRASRAAFDARDGGRFGIRGGEAATADFAAVMRRMRGLRARISANDSARRYRDEKAVDVFLGEARFAGPDTVAVGGQTLRFRKAVIATGARAVAPPIPGLAEVGFLTNETVFSLTERPRRLAVIGGGPIGCELAQAFQRLGSQVTLLHDQAHLLDREDADAAAILQAQFAREGIELALAARITGARRDGLDLALEYVGDDDRAREARVDQILVGAGRAPNIDGLDLECVGVAADRQRGVQVDDHLRTTNPRIFACGDVCMDWKFTHAADFAARLVIQNALFFGRKRLSALHMPWATYTDPEIAHVGLHERTAQRRGIAVDTYLRPFAEVDRAIADGEEDGFVKVLTRKGTGEILGATIVARHAGEMISELTLAMVAKVGLGTLANVIHPYPTQAEAIRQVGDMFNRTRLTPTVKRVFNGLMALQR
- a CDS encoding zf-HC2 domain-containing protein, with product MSELTCRDVADFLMAYLDRELDPPQRAAFEAHLTVCDECVRYLRAYERTVRLARTAGRDPDEPENVPERLVQSILKARKR
- a CDS encoding methyltransferase domain-containing protein, with the protein product MASTWNPDQYNRFREQRRQPFLDLIALLEPVPSPRLVDLGCGTGELTRLLHDRLPGAETLGVDSSETMLIDSAGFAAPGLRFARRDVATFAADAAYDIIVSNAALHWLADHAALFARLARALTDRGQLAVQMPFNYDYPSHVVADAVAAEPPFREALAGFAVGHPVHAPEWYAALLQRLGFARQHVRLQVYAHLLETREDVIEWVRGSLLTAYQQRLPPDLWPRFLARYRERLLPELADGRPFFYPFKRLLLWGQR
- a CDS encoding VOC family protein, whose protein sequence is MSRPFAVLGVQQIAVGGPDKQALRRLWIDTLGLTQTGTFRSESENVDEDIAIAGSGPLKVEVDLMQPLDPEKRPKVHEPPLNHIGLWIDDLHAAVAWLTAQGVRFAPGGVRKGAAGYDVCFIHPKGNEQFPIGGEGVLIELVQAPPEVIAAHRGG